One genomic segment of Arachis duranensis cultivar V14167 chromosome 4, aradu.V14167.gnm2.J7QH, whole genome shotgun sequence includes these proteins:
- the LOC107483941 gene encoding protein FAR1-RELATED SEQUENCE 5-like has product MISYLEGKANADMTTVLRYTRTADNRLGSLFWVDGEMMSDYQLFGDVLAFDSTYRSNKYKKPLVVFSGSNHHKQTTILGFALLEDEEVRSYKWLLLNLVDVMGEKTPCIVVTDADKVMRTAIAEVFAAARHRLCGWHLEKNCVQRVKDTKFRKVFKKAIYVNFEVENFEEYWKMAVESLGLQNNSWVQSTYEVKESWATAYLQGTFCAGYRTTSRCEGINPYIKGFLKSTDSILELVHSLDCIVKDYRNNKVTVQFYSTYYSPVLTTGLDSIELFASKLYTRAVFREVKKQIKGVATLLFRGRDSISTTVLYKFSRMGTPGRIHKVLFDPDDKKIQCDCAMWNSEGIPCSHIFCMMKYEGLEQILESLIMRRWCKDAKDCRRMPVTMRPGHDGRMLRYAALCSATSFVVRLASEEGEDFEFARESIASLIERLCHKVYERAGSQPGSGVSPTFGNGSHHEPAASSASHPTEIGGAYEDQRSPHGEAGLNNVSSSAVNTSSMTNWRGSPCWRAPFCGGGSGGNFFLGGQHIYQFYASQPCSGQQSEPPPQDVMRSMSTPTRTTNEDLFEGWLLQDTGWCYKSFTASKAADLLAETRYRIPK; this is encoded by the exons ATGATTAGTTACTTGGAGGGCAAGGCGAATGCTGACATGACGACTGTCTTACGTTACACGCGAACTGCCGATAATCGGCTGGGGAGCCTTTTCTGGGTCGATGGTGAGATGATGTCAGACTATCAGTTATTCGGAGATGTCCTGGCTTTTGATTCGACGTATCGGTCTAATAAGTACAAGAAACCGCTTGTAGTGTTCTCCGGGTCAAATCACCACAAACAGACAACCATTTTAGGATTTGCGCTGCTGGAGGATGAGGAAGTTCGTAGTTACAAATGGCTGCTGTTAAATCTTGTAGACGTAATGGGAGAGAAGACGCCGTGCATTGTTGTGACAGATGCGGACAAAGTGATGCGCACAGCCATTGCGGAGGTGTTCGCGGCAGCTAGGCACCGCCTGTGTGGGTGGCACTTGGAGAAAAATTGTGTCCAGAGGGTTAAGGATACCAAATTCAGGAAGGTCTTTAAGAAGGCTATCTATGTGAACTTCGAGGTGGAGAACTTCGAGGAATATTGGAAGATGGCGGTGGAGTCACTTGGCCTACAAAATAATAGTTGGGTTCAAAGCACATACGAGGTCAAAGAAAGTTGGGCAACAGCATATCTCCAGGGCACGTTCTGTGCAGGATACAGGACAACCTCAAGGTGTGAGGGGATTAATCCATACATAAAGGGGTTCCTGAAATCCACTGATAGCATTTTAGAGCTGGTGCACAGCTTAGATTGCATTGTAAAGGATTATCGAAACAACAAAGTCACGGTGCAGTTCTATTCTACGTACTATAGCCCCGTGTTAACCACCGGTCTTGACTCTATTGAGCTTTTTGCATCAAAACTGTACACGCGGGCAGTTTTTAGAGAGGTGAAGAAACAAATCAAGGGTGTTGCGACCTTGCTGTTTCGTGGGAGAGACAGCATAAGCACAACGGTTCTCTACAAGTTTTCAAGGATGGGCACCCCTGGTAGGATTCACAAGGTTTTATTCGACCCTGATGACAAGAAAATTCAGTGCGATTGTGCAATGTGGAATAGCGAGGGTATTCCATGTAGTCACATATTCTGCATGATGAAATACGAGGGTTTGGAACAAATACTGGAGAGTCTTATAATGAGAAGATGGTGCAAGGATGCAAAGGATTGTAGACGGATGCCGGTGACTATGAGACCTGGACATGATGGTCGCATGCTTAGGTATGCCGCACTTTGTTCGGCCACAAGTTTCGTCGTAAGACTTGCTTCGGAGGAGGGCGAAGACTTTGAGTTCGCGAGGGAGAGCATCGCGAGTCTAATAGAAAGGCTATGTCACAAAGTTTATGAGAGGGCAGGCAGTCAGCCAG GTAGTGGGGTCTCGCCAACGTTTGGCAACGGTTCGCATCACGAACCTGCAGCCTCTTCAGCGTCGCACCCGACAGAGATTGGTGGTGCGTATGAG GATCAAAGGTCGCCTCATGGCGAAGCTGGTCTGAATAATGTGTCTAGCTCAGCAGTGAATACATCCTCCATGACAAATTGGAGAGGTAGTCCATGTTGGCGTGCTCCGTTCTGTGGCGGGGGAAGTGGGGGGAACTTCTTCCTTGGGGGTCAACACATCTACCAATTCTATGCATCCCAACCTTGCTCCGGGCAACAAAGCGAACCGCCACCGCAGGACGTCATGCGCAGCATGTCGACTCCGACGAGGACAACGAATGAGGACTTGTTTGAAGGGTGGCTGCTCCAG GATACAGGATGGTGCTATAAATCTTTCACGGCTTCAAAGGCAGCTGACCTATTGGCTGAGACACGCTATAGAATTCCAAAGTGA